ATTGTCTCTCAATGGTGGCGGACCGGTTCATGTCAACCTTATAACCGTTTACAGTCGTGATTTCTCTGTAAGGCATCTGCCACCCACACGCATCCTGCACAGGGTGGACCGGGGCATGGAGTTTCCACCGTTGCCGCAAGGACGCATAGCCATATTCGTGGGAAGCCATAAACGTTTCACCGATGAAGACACCAATACCATTGACGCTTTTTGCTCAACGAACGATGCTGTTGTTTTTTGCGATGCTGCAAGCAACTATTACGGACGTTATCGTATACAGTTTGCTCTGCCATTGGCACAGGAGAATTATGATTCGTCCTTCATGTACCCCGATCTGCTTATTCATATCGGTGAGATAACAGGAGATTACACCGCAGGACGGTTGGCTCATAAGGAAGTGTGGCGTGTGTCGGAAGATGGTACATATCGTGACTTCTTTCATTGTCTCACCCACCTGTTTAACATGAGTGAACGTGAGTTCTTCAGCCATTATGCGGCATCAGGCACAGGCAACCACTCCTATCTTGATGCTTGCCGTACAGAATATGAAATTACAGCAAGCAAAATTCCGGAACTGCCTTTCAGTAACGGGTGGATAGCACACCATACAGCCCATCTCATACCTGCCGGTTCACACGTTCAGCTCGGAATACTCAATTCGTTGAGACATTGGAATTTCTTTCCCTTTACCGACGGGGTGACATCACAGGTCAACGTCGGAGGATTTGGCATCGACGGCTGCGTATCATCGCTGGTGGGGGCTTCGCTCGTTCATCCTGACAAACTCTATTTCGGCATTTTCGGTGATCTCGCTTTCTTCTATGACATCAACGTGATTGCATCTGCATCTATTAACAATAATCTCCGGATTATGGTGATCAACAATGGAAAGGGCACGGAATTCCGCAATTATAACCACATTGCCCAGATTTTCGGTGACGATGCCGATAAGTATATGGCGGCAGCTGGGCATTTCGGCAACAAGTCGCAGCAACTCCTGCGCCATGCAGCCGAGAACTGCGGTTTTGAGTACCTTACTGCCTCAAATAAGCAAGAATACCTTACAGCTGCCGAGCGTTGGCTCATACCCGAAGTCACGGATCGTCCGATGCTTTTCGAGGTGTTTACCGACAGTAAGGATGAGAATGTAGCCCTTTATACCCTTTGCCATATAAGAAGTTCTAAAAATTATGTATTGAAGCATAAAGTCAAAATTTTTGCCAAGGGAATACTTGGAGAGGGTGGTGTGAGAGTTGTAAAGAACTTATTGGATAAATGATCTGATTTAGGCTGAACGATAACATTTTGTAAATCAATAAGTCTGAATACCTGAAGGATATTTTATAAAAACTTGTAGTAGGGTGTAACTCAATAAATTAAGAATTAATGAGAATAGGGATACTAACTTGCTGGAGTAGCAAAGACAACTACGGGCAACAGTTGCAATGCTGGGCGTTGCAGCAATACCTTAGAGGACAAGGGCACCAGCCCTATCTTGTGAGATTTGTAGCGCAATGTCCATCATTGTGGAAACATGTTATGAATAAATTTCAGCTTTCGACATTTAAACATCTTATTAGTGGCAGGCGTTCACGAGAAAAAGCTGAATGGAGAATTGAAAAGCAACTTGCCGCCATCAATAAAGCGAATAATCCCAAGCGGGAATTTGACAAGTTCAGGAACAAGTATATTGCAATGTCTGACAGGATTTATACAACCCTATCTGAGTTAAGGGAATCCCCTCCTGTTGCTGATGCATATATAACAGGTAGCGATCAGGTCTGGTTTGATACGCTTTCAAATCCCAACAACAGGGCTTGGTATCTTGATTTTGGGTCAGAATCAGTTTTACGTATCTCATACGCAGCAAGTATCGGACGGGAAATTCTTCCGAGCGAACAGAAACTTTTCACCCGGTTGATACAAAGGCTTGACGCGGTCAGTGTACGCGAGCAGTCAGGATGGGAACAATGTCAGAGGGCCAGTCGCACGGATATCATGCAGGTTATAGATCCCACCCTCCTTATTGACAGCCAATCCTATTCGGCTTTGACAAAAGGGGAGAAGCTGCATAATGAAGATTATATATTCGTATATGTGCTTAATGTACGCACACAACAAGAAATACATGCCGGTGAAATCGAGTCTTACCGGTTATCAAAGGGGCTGAAACTGAAGACGGTGTATTCATCCGGTTATTATCAGGGGCGTAACTTGTTTGAAGGCAACGATAGCTTGTCGGCCACTATTCCGGAGTGGATCACCCTCATCCGCGATGCCCGTTGCGTAGCCAGCAGTTCCTTTCATGGTATTGTATTTAGTATTATTTATCACCGGTCATTTGTTGCAATACCTCTTACGGGTAAAAGGAGCAAAGCCAATGCCCGTCTCACATCATTG
This genomic window from Bacteroides sp. AN502(2024) contains:
- a CDS encoding thiamine pyrophosphate-binding protein, with translation MIAVMKANDIHHVVTSPGATNVTFVGSIQNDPFFELYSCVDERSAAYMATGLAAETMHPVVLSCTGATSSRNYMPALTDAYYRHLPVLVVTSSQRLSRVGQLVAQVTDRSTPPADTVVKSFQIDTVESSDGEAHAVIQANEAVSRLSLNGGGPVHVNLITVYSRDFSVRHLPPTRILHRVDRGMEFPPLPQGRIAIFVGSHKRFTDEDTNTIDAFCSTNDAVVFCDAASNYYGRYRIQFALPLAQENYDSSFMYPDLLIHIGEITGDYTAGRLAHKEVWRVSEDGTYRDFFHCLTHLFNMSEREFFSHYAASGTGNHSYLDACRTEYEITASKIPELPFSNGWIAHHTAHLIPAGSHVQLGILNSLRHWNFFPFTDGVTSQVNVGGFGIDGCVSSLVGASLVHPDKLYFGIFGDLAFFYDINVIASASINNNLRIMVINNGKGTEFRNYNHIAQIFGDDADKYMAAAGHFGNKSQQLLRHAAENCGFEYLTASNKQEYLTAAERWLIPEVTDRPMLFEVFTDSKDENVALYTLCHIRSSKNYVLKHKVKIFAKGILGEGGVRVVKNLLDK
- a CDS encoding polysaccharide pyruvyl transferase family protein is translated as MRIGILTCWSSKDNYGQQLQCWALQQYLRGQGHQPYLVRFVAQCPSLWKHVMNKFQLSTFKHLISGRRSREKAEWRIEKQLAAINKANNPKREFDKFRNKYIAMSDRIYTTLSELRESPPVADAYITGSDQVWFDTLSNPNNRAWYLDFGSESVLRISYAASIGREILPSEQKLFTRLIQRLDAVSVREQSGWEQCQRASRTDIMQVIDPTLLIDSQSYSALTKGEKLHNEDYIFVYVLNVRTQQEIHAGEIESYRLSKGLKLKTVYSSGYYQGRNLFEGNDSLSATIPEWITLIRDARCVASSSFHGIVFSIIYHRSFVAIPLTGKRSKANARLTSLLGSLGLQERIMADGSDFKALMDKPIDWDDVERRLSALRSKSWEFLRDALSKKKKI